The proteins below are encoded in one region of Scatophagus argus isolate fScaArg1 chromosome 24, fScaArg1.pri, whole genome shotgun sequence:
- the LOC124055713 gene encoding tubulin alpha-1D chain-like isoform X1, whose translation MRECLSVHVGQAGVQMGNACWELYCLEHGIQPDGQMPSDKTIGGGDDSFNTFFSETGAGKHVPRAVFVDLEPTVIDEVRTGTYRQLFHPEQLITGKEDAANNYARGHYTIGKEIIDLVLDRIRKLADQCTGLQGFLIFHSFGGGTGSGFTSLLMERLSVDYGKKSKLEFAIYPAPQVSTAVVEPYNSILTTHTTLEHSDCAFMVDNEAIYDICRRNLDIERPSYTNLNRLIGQIVSSITASLRFDGALNVDLTEFQTNLVPYPRIHFPLATYAPVISAEKAYHEQLSVAEITNACFEPANQMVKCDPRHGKYMACCLLFRGDVVPKEVNSAIATIKTKRTIQFVDWCPTGFKVGINYQPPTVVPGGDLAKVQRAVCMLSNTTAIAEAWARLDHKFDLMYAKRAFVHWYVGEGMEEGEFSEAREDMAALEKDYEEVGTDTIGDEEEEEEGEQY comes from the exons ATG CGTGAGTGCCTCTCTGTTCATGTCGGTCAGGCTGGTGTCCAAATGGgcaatgcatgctgggagctCTACTGCCTGGAGCACGGCATCCAGCCGGACGGTCAGATGCCCAGCGACAAGACCATCGGAGGAGGAGACGACTCCTTCAACACCTTCTTCAGTGAGACTGGAGCTGGTAAACATGTTCCCCGGGCCGTCTTTGTGGACTTGGAGCCAACTGTCATAG ATGAGGTCCGCACAGGAACCTACCGTCAGCTGTTCCACCCTGAGCAGCTGATCACTGGAAAGGAGGATGCAGCCAACAACTACGCTCGTGGCCACTACACCATTGGCAAGGAGATCATTGACCTTGTTCTCGACAGGATTCGTAAATTG GCTGACCAGTGCACGGGTCTCCAAGGCTTCCTGATCTTCCACTCCTTTGGAGGAGGAACCGGCTCTGGCTTCACCTCTCTGCTCATGGAGCGTCTCTCTGTTGACTACGGTAAAAAGTCCAAGCTGGAGTTTGCCATCTATCCAGCCCCCCAGGTGTCCACAGCTGTGGTGGAGCCCTACAACTCCATCCTGACCACCCACACCACCCTGGAGCACTCAGACTGCGCCTTCATGGTGGACAACGAGGCCATCTATGACATCTGCCGCAGGAATCTGGACATCGAGCGCCCGTCGTACACCAACCTGAACAGGCTGATTGGGCAGATCGTCTCCTCCATCACCGCCTCCCTGCGCTTTGATGGAGCCTTGAATGTGGACCTGACGGAGTTCCAGACCAACCTGGTGCCCTACCCTCGTATCCACTTCCCTCTGGCCACCTACGCCCCGGTTATCTCAGCAGAGAAGGCCTATCACGAGCAGCTCTCAGTGGCAGAGATCACCAACGCCTGCTTTgagccagccaatcagatggtGAAGTGTGACCCCCGTCACGGCAAGTACATGGCCTGCTGTCTGTTATTCCGTGGTGATGTGGTGCCCAAAGAGGTGAACTCTGCTATTGCCACCATCAAAACCAAGCGCACCATCCAGTTTGTGGACTGGTGTCCCACAGGCTTCAAGGTGGGCATCAACTACCAGCCTCCCACTGTGGTTCCTGGAGGAGACCTGGCCAAGGTGCAGAGGGCCGTGTGCATGCTGAGCAACACCACCGCCATCGCCGAGGCCTGGGCAAGACTGGACCACAAGTTCGACCTGATGTACGCCAAGAGGGCCTTCGTCCACTGGTACGTGGGAGAGGgaatggaggagggagagttctCAGAGGCCAGAGAGGACATGGCTGCCCTGGAGAAGGACTATGAAGAGGTGGGAACTGACACCATTGGGGacgaagaagaggaagaggaaggggagcAGTACTAA
- the LOC124055714 gene encoding tubulin alpha-1A chain-like, whose product MRECISVHVGQAGAQIGNACWELYCLEHGIQPDGQMPSDKTIGGGDDSFNTFFSETGAGKHVPRAVFVDLEPTVIDEVRTGTYRQLFHPEQLITGKEDAANNYARGHYTIGKEIIDLVLDRIRKLADQCTGLQGFLIFHSFGGGTGSGFTSLLMERLSVDYGKKSKLEFAIYPAPQVSTAVVEPYNSILTTHTTLEHSDCAFMVDNEAIYDICRRNLDIERPTYTNLNRLIGQIVSSITASLRFDGALNVDLTEFQTNLVPYPRIHFPLATYAPVISAEKAYHEQLSVAEITNACFEPANQMVKCDPRHGKYMACCLLFRGDVVPKDVNSAIATIKTKRTIQFVDWCPTGFKVGINYQPPTVVPGGDLAKVQRAVCMLSNTTAIAEAWARLDHKFDLMYAKRAFVHWYVGEGMEEGEFSEAREDMAALEKDYEEVGTDTIGDEGEEEGEEY is encoded by the exons ATG CGTGAATGTATTTCTGTCCATGTTGGTCAAGCTGGAGCTCAGATTGgcaatgcatgctgggagctCTACTGCCTGGAGCACGGCATCCAGCCGGACGGTCAGATGCCCAGCGACAAGACCATCGGAGGAGGAGACGACTCCTTCAACACCTTCTTCAGTGAGACTGGAGCTGGTAAACATGTTCCCCGGGCCGTCTTTGTGGACTTGGAGCCAACTGTCATAG ATGAGGTCCGCACAGGAACCTACCGTCAGCTGTTCCACCCTGAGCAGCTGATCACTGGAAAGGAAGATGCAGCCAACAACTACGCTCGTGGCCACTACACCATTGGCAAGGAGATCATTGACCTTGTTCTCGACAGGATTCGTAAATTG GCTGACCAGTGCACGGGTCTCCAAGGCTTCCTGATCTTCCACTCCTTTGGAGGAGGAACCGGCTCTGGCTTCACCTCTCTGCTCATGGAGCGTCTCTCTGTTGACTACGGTAAAAAGTCCAAGCTGGAGTTTGCCATCTATCCAGCCCCCCAGGTGTCCACAGCTGTGGTGGAGCCTTACAACTCCATCCTGACCACCCACACCACCCTGGAGCACTCAGACTGCGCATTCATGGTGGACAACGAGGCCATCTATGACATCTGCCGCAGGAACCTGGACATCGAGCGTCCCACCTACACCAACCTGAACAGGCTGATTGGACAGATCGTCTCCTCCATCACCGCCTCCCTGCGCTTTGATGGAGCCTTGAATGTGGACCTGACGGAGTTCCAGACCAACCTGGTGCCCTACCCTCGTATCCACTTCCCTCTGGCCACCTACGCCCCGGTTATCTCAGCAGAGAAGGCCTATCACGAGCAGCTCTCAGTGGCAGAGATCACCAACGCCTGCTTTgagccagccaatcagatggtGAAGTGTGACCCCCGTCACGGCAAGTACATGGCCTGCTGTCTGTTATTCCGTGGTGATGTGGTGCCCAAAGATGTCAACTCTGCTATCGCCACCATCAAAACCAAGCGCACCATCCAGTTTGTGGACTGGTGTCCCACAGGCTTCAAGGTGGGCATCAACTACCAGCCTCCCACTGTGGTTCCTGGAGGAGACCTGGCCAAGGTGCAGAGGGCCGTGTGCATGTTGAGCAACACCACCGCCATCGCCGAGGCCTGGGCAAGACTGGACCACAAGTTCGACCTGATGTACGCCAAGAGGGCCTTCGTCCACTGGTACGTGGGAGAGGgaatggaggagggagagttctCAGAGGCCAGAGAGGACATGGCTGCCCTGGAGAAGGACTATGAAGAGGTGGGAACTGACACCATCGGGGacgaaggagaagaagaaggtgaagaaTATTAG
- the LOC124055713 gene encoding tubulin alpha chain-like isoform X2, whose protein sequence is MRECISMHVGQAGAQMGNACWELYCLEHGIQPDGQMPSDKTIGGGDDSFNTFFSETGAGKHVPRAVFVDLEPTVIDEVRTGTYRQLFHPEQLITGKEDAANNYARGHYTVGKELIDLVLDRTRKLADQCTGLQGFLIFHSFGGGTGSGFTSLLMERLSVDYGKKSKLEFAVYPAPQVSTAVVEPYNSILTTHTTLEHSDCAFMVDNEAIYDICRRNLDIERPSYTNLNRLIGQIVSSITASLRFDGALNVDLTEFQTNLVPYPRIHFPLATYAPVISAEKAYHEQLSVADITNACFEPANQMVKCDPRHGKYMACCLLYRGDVVPKDVNSAIATIKTKRTIQFVDWCPTGFKVGINYQPPTVVPGGDLAKVQRAVCMLSNTTAIAEAWARLDHKFDLMYAKRAFVHWYVGEGMEEGEFSEAREDMAALEKDYEEVGTDSVGEEDEGEEY, encoded by the exons ATG CGTGAGTGTATTTCTATGCATGTCGGCCAGGCCGGAGCCCAGATGGgcaatgcatgctgggagctCTACTGCCTGGAGCACGGCATCCAGCCGGACGGTCAGATGCCCAGCGACAAGACCATCGGAGGAGGAGACGACTCCTTCAACACCTTCTTCAGTGAGACTGGAGCTGGTAAACATGTTCCCCGGGCCGTCTTTGTGGACTTGGAGCCAACTGTCATAg ATGAGGTCCGCACAGGAACCTACCGTCAGCTGTTCCACCCCGAGCAGCTGATCACAGGAAAGGAGGATGCAGCCAACAACTACGCTCGTGGTCACTACACAGTTGGCAAGGAGCTCATTGACCTTGTTCTCGACAGGACTCGTAAACTG GCTGACCAGTGCACGGGTCTCCAAGGCTTCCTGATCTTCCACTCCTTTGGAGGAGGAACCGGCTCTGGCTTCACCTCTCTGCTCATGGAGCGTCTCTCTGTTGACTACGGCAAAAAGTCCAAGCTGGAGTTTGCAGTTTATCCAGCCCCCCAGGTGTCCACAGCTGTGGTGGAGCCCTACAACTCCATCCTGACCACCCACACCACCCTGGAGCACTCAGACTGCGCCTTCATGGTGGACAACGAGGCCATCTATGACATCTGCCGCAGGAACCTGGACATCGAGCGTCCGTCATACACCAACCTGAACAGGCTGATTGGGCAGATCGTCTCCTCCATCACCGCCTCCCTGCGCTTTGATGGAGCCCTGAATGTGGACCTGACGGAGTTCCAGACCAACCTGGTGCCCTACCCTCGTATCCACTTCCCTCTGGCCACCTACGCCCCGGTTATCTCAGCAGAGAAGGCCTATCACGAGCAGCTCTCAGTGGCTGATATCACCAACGCCTGCTTTgagccagccaatcagatggtGAAGTGTGACCCCCGTCACGGCAAGTACATGGCCTGCTGTCTTTTGTATCGTGGTGATGTGGTGCCCAAAGATGTCAACTCTGCTATCGCCACCATCAAAACCAAGCGCACCATCCAGTTTGTGGACTGGTGTCCCACAGGCTTCAAGGTGGGCATCAACTACCAGCCTCCCACTGTGGTTCCTGGAGGAGACCTGGCCAAGGTGCAGAGGGCCGTGTGCATGCTGAGCAACACCACCGCCATCGCCGAGGCCTGGGCAAGACTGGACCACAAGTTCGACCTGATGTACGCCAAGAGGGCCTTCGTCCACTGGTACGTGGGAGAAGgaatggaggagggagagttctCAGAGGCCAGAGAGGACATGGCTGCCCTGGAGAAGGACTATGAAGAGGTGGGAACCGACAGTGTCggggaggaggatgaaggtGAAGAATACTAG
- the LOC124055713 gene encoding tubulin alpha-1D chain-like isoform X3 has protein sequence MRECLSVHVGQAGVQMGNACWELYCLEHGIQPDGQMPSDKTIGGGDDSFNTFFSETGAGKHVPRAVFVDLEPTVIDEVRTGTYRQLFHPEQLITGKEDAANNYARGHYTIGKEIIDLVLDRIRKLADQCTGLQGFLIFHSFGGGTGSGFTSLLMERLSVDYGKKSKLEFAIYPAPQVSTAVVEPYNSILTTHTTLEHSDCAFMVDNEAIYDICRRNLDIERPSYTNLNRLIGQIVSSITASLRFDGALNVDLTEFQTNLVPYPRIHFPLATYAPVISAEKAYHEQLSVAEITNACFEPANQMVKCDPRHGKYMACCLLFRGDVVPKEVNSAIATIKTKRTIQFVDWCPTGFKVGINYQPPTVVPGGDLAKVQRAVCMLSNTTAIAEAWARLDHKFDLMYAKRAFVHWYVGEGMEEGEFSEAREDMAALEKDYEEVGTDSVGEEDEGEEY, from the exons ATG CGTGAGTGCCTCTCTGTTCATGTCGGTCAGGCTGGTGTCCAAATGGgcaatgcatgctgggagctCTACTGCCTGGAGCACGGCATCCAGCCGGACGGTCAGATGCCCAGCGACAAGACCATCGGAGGAGGAGACGACTCCTTCAACACCTTCTTCAGTGAGACTGGAGCTGGTAAACATGTTCCCCGGGCCGTCTTTGTGGACTTGGAGCCAACTGTCATAG ATGAGGTCCGCACAGGAACCTACCGTCAGCTGTTCCACCCTGAGCAGCTGATCACTGGAAAGGAGGATGCAGCCAACAACTACGCTCGTGGCCACTACACCATTGGCAAGGAGATCATTGACCTTGTTCTCGACAGGATTCGTAAATTG GCTGACCAGTGCACGGGTCTCCAAGGCTTCCTGATCTTCCACTCCTTTGGAGGAGGAACCGGCTCTGGCTTCACCTCTCTGCTCATGGAGCGTCTCTCTGTTGACTACGGTAAAAAGTCCAAGCTGGAGTTTGCCATCTATCCAGCCCCCCAGGTGTCCACAGCTGTGGTGGAGCCCTACAACTCCATCCTGACCACCCACACCACCCTGGAGCACTCAGACTGCGCCTTCATGGTGGACAACGAGGCCATCTATGACATCTGCCGCAGGAATCTGGACATCGAGCGCCCGTCGTACACCAACCTGAACAGGCTGATTGGGCAGATCGTCTCCTCCATCACCGCCTCCCTGCGCTTTGATGGAGCCTTGAATGTGGACCTGACGGAGTTCCAGACCAACCTGGTGCCCTACCCTCGTATCCACTTCCCTCTGGCCACCTACGCCCCGGTTATCTCAGCAGAGAAGGCCTATCACGAGCAGCTCTCAGTGGCAGAGATCACCAACGCCTGCTTTgagccagccaatcagatggtGAAGTGTGACCCCCGTCACGGCAAGTACATGGCCTGCTGTCTGTTATTCCGTGGTGATGTGGTGCCCAAAGAGGTGAACTCTGCTATTGCCACCATCAAAACCAAGCGCACCATCCAGTTTGTGGACTGGTGTCCCACAGGCTTCAAGGTGGGCATCAACTACCAGCCTCCCACTGTGGTTCCTGGAGGAGACCTGGCCAAGGTGCAGAGGGCCGTGTGCATGCTGAGCAACACCACCGCCATCGCCGAGGCCTGGGCAAGACTGGACCACAAGTTCGACCTGATGTACGCCAAGAGGGCCTTCGTCCACTGGTACGTGGGAGAGGgaatggaggagggagagttctCAGAGGCCAGAGAGGACATGGCTGCCCTGGAGAAGGACTATGAAGAG GTGGGAACCGACAGTGTCggggaggaggatgaaggtGAAGAATACTAG